One Camelus ferus isolate YT-003-E chromosome 27, BCGSAC_Cfer_1.0, whole genome shotgun sequence DNA window includes the following coding sequences:
- the HDDC3 gene encoding LOW QUALITY PROTEIN: guanosine-3',5'-bis(diphosphate) 3'-pyrophosphohydrolase MESH1 (The sequence of the model RefSeq protein was modified relative to this genomic sequence to represent the inferred CDS: deleted 1 base in 1 codon), giving the protein MGSEVAQLLEAADFAARKHQRQRRKDPEGTPYINHPIGVARILTHEAGITDIVVLQAALLHDTVEDTDTTLDEVELHFGAQVRRLVEEVTDDKTLPRQERKRLQVEHAPHSSPGAKLVKLADKLYNLRDLNRCTPEGWSEYRVQEYFEWAAQVVKGLQGTNPQLEEALKQLFKERGLTL; this is encoded by the exons ATGGGCTCCGAGGTGGCCCAGCTGCTGGAGGCTGCGGACTTCGCTGCTCGCAAGCACCAACGGCAGCGGCGGAAAGACCCCGAAGGGACCCCCTATATCAACCACCCTATCG GTGTGGCTCGGATCCTGACCCATGAGGCGGGAATCACTGACATTGTGGTGTTACAG GCAGCTCTACTCCATGACACGGTAGAGGACACAGACACCACCCTGGAC GAGGTGGAGCTCCACTTTGGGGCTCAAGTGCGGCGTCTGGTGGAGGAGGTGACAGATGATAAGACTCTGCCCAGGCAGGAGAGAAAGCGGCTGCAGGTGGAGCATGcacctcacagcagccctggggccaAACTGGTGAAGCTGGCAGACAAGCTGTACAATCTGAGGGACCTGAACCGCTGCACTCCAGAGG GATGGTCTGAATACCGAGTCCAGGAATACTTCGAGTGGGCAGCACAGGTGGTGAAGGGTCTTCAGGGAACAAACCCACAGCTGGAAGAGGCTCTAAAGCAGCTGTTTAAGGAGCGGGGGCTGACACTCTGA
- the UNC45A gene encoding protein unc-45 homolog A, with the protein MTASSVEQLRKDGNDLFKCGDYEGALTAYTQALGLGATPQDQAILHRNRAACHLKLEDYDKAETEASKAIEKDGGDVKALYRRSQALEKLGRLDQAVLDLQRCVSLEPKNKVFQEALRSIGGQIQEKVRYMSSTDAKVEQMFQILLDPQEKGTEKKQKASQNLVVLAREDAGAEKIFRSNGVQLLQRLLDTGETDLMLAALRTLVGICSEHQSRTVATLSMLGTRQVVSILGVENQAVSLAACHLLQVMFDALKEGVKKGFRGKEGAIIVDPARELKVLISNLLELLTEVGVSGQGRDNALTLLIKVVPRKSPKDPNNGLTLWVIDHGLKKILEVGGSVQDPPGELTVTANSRMSASILLSKLFDDLKCDAERENFHRLCENYIKSWFEGQGLAGKLRAIQTVSCLLQGPCDAGNRALEMNGVMESVIALCASEQEEEQLVAVEALIHAAGKAKRASFITANGVSLLKDLYKRSEKDSIRIRALVGLCKLGSAGGTDFSMKQFAEGSTRKLAKQCRKWLCNDQIDAGTRRWAVEGLAYLTFDADVKEEFVEDEAALKALFQLSKSEERSVLFAVASALVNCTNSYDYEEPDPKMVELAKYAKQHVPEQHPKDKPSFVRARVKKLLAAGVVSAMTCMAKTDSPVLTSSCRELLSRVFLALVEEVEDRGTVVAQGGGKALLPLALEGTDVGQTKAAQALAKLTITSNPEITFPGERIYEVVRPLVSLLHLNCSGLQNFEALMALTNLAGISERLRQKILKEKAVPMIEGYMFEEHEMIRRAATECMCNLAVSKEVQDLFEAEGNDRLKLLVLYSGEDDELLQRAAAGGLAMLTSMRPSLCSRIPQVTTHWLEILQDLLLSPNQELQHRGTVVVLNMVEASRETASTLMESEVLEILSVLAKGKESPVTRAATACLGKAVEYGLIKPSQDGE; encoded by the exons ATGACT GCCAGCTCAGTAGAGCAGCTGCGGAAAGATGGCAACGATCTGTTCAAATGCGGGGACTACGAAGGCGCCTTGACGGCCTACACCCAGGCCCTGGGTCTGGGCGCAACGCCCCAGGACCAGGCCATTCTGCACCGGAACCGGGCCGCCTGCCACCTGAAGCTG GAAGATTACGATAAAGCAGAAACGGAGGCATCCAAAG CCATTGAAAAGGATGGTGGGGATGTGAAAGCACTTTACCGGCGGAGCCAAGCCCTAGAGAAGCTGGGCCGCCTCGACCAGGCTGTCCTTGACCTGCAGAGATGCGTGAGCCTGGAGCCCAAGAACAAAGTTTTCCAGGAGGCCCTGCGGAGCATCGGGGGCCAGATTCAGGAGAAG GTGCGGTACATGTCCTCAACGGATGCCAAAGTGGAACAGATGTTTCAGATACTATTGGACCCACAAGAAAAAGGAactgagaaaaagcaaaag GCTTCTCAGAACCTGGTGGTACTGGCCCGGGAGGATGCTGGAGCTGAGAAGATCTTCCGGAGCAATGGGGTTCAGCTCTTGCAGCGCCTGCTGGACACAGGAGAGACCGACCTGATGCTGGCGGCTCTGCGCACGCTAGTCGGCATTTGCTCTGAGCATCAGTCACGG ACAGTGGCAACCCTGAGCATGCTGGGAACTCGGCAGGTGGTCTCCATCCTGGGTGTGGAAAACCAGGCTGTGTCCCTGGCAGCCTGCCACCTGCTGCAGGTTATGTTTGATGCCCTGAAGGAAGGCGTCAAGAAAGGCTTCCGGGGCAAGGAAGGCGCCATCATCGTGG ATCCCGCCCGGGAGCTGAAGGTCCTCATCAGTAATCTCTTGGAGCTACTGACTGAGGTGGGGGTCTCAGGCCAAGGCCGAGACAATGCCCTGACCCTCCTGATTAAAGTGGTGCCCCGGAAGTCTCCTAAGGATCCCAACAACGGCCTCACCCTCTGGGTCATCGACCACG GTCTGAAAAAGATTCTGGAGGTGGGGGGCTCTGTGCAGGACCCTCCCGGGGAGCTCACGGTGACGGCAAACAGCCGCATGAGTGCCTCCATTCTCCTCAGCAAGCTCTTCGATGACCTGAAGTGTGATGCTGAGAGGGAGAATTTCCACCGACTCTGCGAAAACTACATCAA GAGCTGGTTTGAGGGCCAAGGGCTGGCCGGGAAGCTGCGGGCCATCCAGACGGTGTCCTGCCTCCTGCAGGGCCCATGTGACGCTGGCAACAGGGCCCTGGAGATGAATGGCGTCATGGAGAGCGTGATCGCTCTGTGCGCCTcggagcaggaggaagagcagctGGTGGCTGTGGAGGCCCTGATCCATGCAGCTGGCAAGGCCAAGAGGGCCTCATTCATCACGGCCAATGGCGTCTCTCTGCTGAAGGACCTGTACAAGCGCAGCGAGAAGGACAGCATCCGCATCCGGGCGCTGGTG GGACTCTGTAAGCTCGGCTCGGCTGGAGGGACTGACTTCAGCATGAAGCAGTTTGCTGAAGGCTCCACTCGCAAACTGGCCAAGCAGTGTCGAAA GTGGCTGTGCAATGACCAGATTGACGCGGGCACTCGGCGCTGGGCAGTGGAGGGCCTGGCGTACCTCACCTTCGACGCTGATGTGAAGGAGGAGTTTGTGGAGGATGAGGCTGCCCTGAAGGCTCTGTTCCAGCTCAGCAAG TCCGAGGAGAGGTCGGTGCTCTTTGCAGTGGCCTCAGCGCTGGTGAACTGTACCAACAGCTACGACTATGAGGAGCCAGACCCCAAGATGGTGGAGCTGGCCAAGTATGCCAAGCAGCATGTGCCCGAGCAGCACCCCAAG gacAAACCTAGTTTCGTACGGGCTCGGGTGAAGAAGCTACTGGCGGCCGGTGTGGTGTCGGCCATGACGTGCATGGCGAAGACCGATAGCCCTGTGCTGACCAGTTCCTGCAGGGAGCTGCTCTCCAG GGTCTTCCTGGCTTTGGTGGAAGAGGTTGAGGACCGCGGCACTGTGGTTGCTCAGGGAGGGGGCAAG GCTCTGCTCCCGCTGGCCCTGGAAGGCACTGACGTGGGGCAGACGAAGGCAGCCCAGGCTCTCGCCAAGCTCACCATCACCTCCAACCCAGAGATTACCTTTCCTGGAGAGCGG ATCTACGAGGTGGTCCGGCCCCTTGTCTCCCTGTTGCACCTCAACTGCTCAGGCCTTCAGAACTTTGAGGCACTCATGGCTCTGACGAACCTGGCGGGGATCAGTGAGAGGCTCCG ACAGAAGATCCTGAAGGAGAAGGCTGTGCCCATGATTGAGGGCTACATGTTTGAGGAGCATGAGATGATCCGCCGGGCAGCCACGGAGTGCATGTGTAACTTGGCCGTGAGCAAGGAG GTACAGGACCTCTTTGAAGCTGAGGGCAATGACCGGCTAAAGCTGCTGGTGCTGTACAGCGGAGAGGACGACGAGCTGCTGCAGCGGGCAGCTGCCGGGGGCCTGGCTATGCTCACCTCCATGCGGCCCTCGCTCTGTAGCCGCATCCCCCAAGTG ACCACACACTGGCTGGAGATCCTGCAGGACCTGCTTCTGAGCCCCAACCAGGAGCTGCAGCACCGGGGCACTGTGGTGGTGTTGAACATGGTGGAGGCTTCGAGAGAGACTGCCAGCACCTTGATGGAGAGCGAGGTGCTGGAGATCCTGTCAGTGCTGGCTAAGGGCAAGGAAAGCCCCGTCACAAGGGCTGCCACAGCTTGCCTGGGGAAAGCAGTGGAATATGGGCTTATCAAACCCAGCCAAGATGGAGAGTGA